The following coding sequences lie in one Haladaptatus sp. DJG-WS-42 genomic window:
- a CDS encoding DUF6789 family protein, which yields MNRPLSAIAGGAAGMSLLSVMLVMFEVETRSQIGLFDVIARFVGLPGQTALGFVLFALAGIFAWPLLFISLENYLPLWPDPAVRGMGFAAAFWVIFIILGRGTLAGPILVMYGVTTLLAHLAYGFTLGAVYARLAETHP from the coding sequence ATGAACCGACCGTTGAGCGCCATCGCGGGCGGGGCCGCCGGAATGTCCTTGCTTTCGGTGATGCTCGTCATGTTCGAAGTGGAGACACGGTCTCAAATCGGGCTGTTCGACGTGATTGCTCGATTCGTTGGCCTCCCGGGACAGACCGCGCTTGGCTTCGTCCTGTTTGCCCTTGCGGGCATTTTCGCCTGGCCCCTCCTGTTCATCTCGCTCGAAAATTACCTGCCGCTGTGGCCCGACCCCGCCGTCCGTGGGATGGGCTTTGCCGCTGCCTTCTGGGTCATTTTCATCATCCTCGGACGGGGCACGCTCGCTGGCCCCATCTTGGTGATGTACGGCGTCACCACCTTGCTCGCTCACCTCGCCTACGGCTTCACGCTCGGCGCAGTGTACGCTCGGCTCGCGGAGACCCATCCATGA
- a CDS encoding 2-dehydropantoate 2-reductase has translation MDIVVFGAGSLGSFIGGLLAREHDVTLVGRDPHMQAVRESGLHLGGTFDFTVHPAAGTTVPDSADLVVVTVKAFDTEAAARALADCVTDALLTLQNGMGNEETLAAMLDCPVLAGTCTYGAVNPEPGHVYCTGIGDVVLGMPGGGAAPLADRVGKAFEAAGIVTTVADDMPLRRWEKLAVNAGINPVTALARIENGEILDGPANAMATEAARETARVAQSLGIDLTEAAAISAVEAVADATAENTSSMFQDIRLERRTEIDAINGYVVAHAGDVPVPVNASLTNLLKAWEKRHARGA, from the coding sequence TCGCCCGCGAACACGACGTAACGCTCGTCGGGCGCGACCCGCACATGCAAGCCGTTCGTGAGTCTGGCCTCCACCTCGGCGGCACGTTCGATTTCACCGTCCACCCGGCGGCGGGAACGACCGTTCCCGATAGCGCAGACCTCGTCGTCGTGACCGTCAAGGCCTTCGACACCGAAGCGGCGGCCCGCGCCCTCGCTGACTGTGTTACAGACGCACTGCTCACCCTCCAGAACGGGATGGGAAACGAGGAAACCCTCGCCGCGATGCTCGATTGTCCCGTCCTCGCCGGAACCTGCACCTACGGCGCGGTGAATCCAGAGCCCGGCCACGTCTACTGTACCGGTATCGGCGACGTGGTGCTCGGCATGCCGGGCGGCGGGGCCGCTCCGCTCGCAGACCGCGTCGGGAAGGCGTTCGAAGCGGCGGGAATCGTCACCACCGTCGCCGACGACATGCCGCTTCGTCGCTGGGAGAAACTCGCGGTCAACGCGGGCATCAACCCCGTCACCGCTCTCGCACGCATCGAAAACGGCGAGATACTCGACGGGCCAGCAAACGCGATGGCGACCGAGGCCGCCCGCGAAACCGCCCGCGTCGCCCAGTCACTGGGTATCGACCTCACCGAAGCCGCCGCCATCTCGGCGGTCGAAGCAGTCGCCGACGCCACGGCTGAAAACACGTCGTCGATGTTTCAGGACATTCGTTTAGAACGGCGCACGGAAATCGACGCGATAAACGGCTACGTCGTCGCGCACGCGGGAGACGTTCCGGTGCCGGTGAACGCGTCGCTCACGAACCTCCTAAAAGCGTGGGAGAAGCGTCACGCACGGGGTGCGTGA
- a CDS encoding TIGR00341 family protein, with product MRLVQVFVPNERRAAVEDILDDENIDSISTAEEGTDGGIVFHFPLPPQAVEHVLDRLEEAGIEREEYTVVLNAETVHTPRFSELEAQYIEGTDEDDRIASEEIRTKARNMHPNPVTYYAMTVLSALVATAGLLLNSPAIVVGSMVIAPQVGSALTASVGGVLDDRKMFAEGMRAQVYGLALAIVGAAAFGWLLKSAAFIPTTLDVETVDQISQRISPGFLSFIVGISAGAAGAFGLATALPASLIGVMIAAALIPAAAAVGIGIAWGYPTVAAGAFVLLIMNAAAINLSGFAVLRYLGYRPGRVENGDLGRPSIGAIAAVVLVVSSLGVAGAVTSQQVTFENTVNSEVETILSQPEYRELELVRVDTSITDAGLLTDEQQVTVVIRRPPDRAYDGLAPTIASAVAEHTDQRVVVKITYVEQERYAQS from the coding sequence ATGCGTCTCGTACAGGTGTTCGTTCCAAACGAACGCCGGGCTGCCGTCGAGGACATCCTCGACGACGAAAATATTGATTCTATCTCAACGGCCGAAGAGGGCACGGACGGCGGTATCGTCTTTCATTTTCCCCTCCCACCACAGGCGGTCGAGCACGTCTTAGACCGCCTCGAAGAAGCCGGAATCGAACGAGAGGAATATACAGTTGTATTGAACGCAGAGACGGTTCACACGCCGCGATTCAGCGAGCTCGAAGCGCAGTACATCGAGGGAACCGACGAAGACGACCGCATCGCAAGCGAGGAGATTCGGACGAAAGCGCGGAACATGCACCCGAATCCGGTGACGTACTACGCGATGACGGTGTTGTCTGCGCTCGTGGCGACGGCCGGGCTGTTGCTCAACTCGCCTGCCATTGTCGTCGGGTCGATGGTCATCGCCCCGCAAGTCGGCTCCGCGCTGACCGCGAGCGTCGGCGGCGTCCTCGACGACCGCAAAATGTTCGCCGAGGGGATGCGCGCGCAGGTGTATGGGCTGGCGCTCGCCATCGTCGGTGCAGCGGCGTTCGGGTGGCTGTTGAAATCTGCGGCGTTCATCCCAACCACGCTCGATGTGGAGACGGTCGACCAGATTAGCCAACGTATTTCGCCGGGCTTTCTCTCGTTCATCGTCGGCATCAGCGCTGGGGCAGCGGGTGCGTTCGGGCTGGCAACGGCGCTTCCCGCTTCGCTCATCGGTGTCATGATCGCCGCCGCGCTCATCCCCGCCGCAGCGGCGGTCGGCATCGGCATCGCGTGGGGGTATCCAACGGTCGCCGCCGGGGCGTTTGTCCTGCTCATCATGAACGCAGCGGCAATCAATCTCTCCGGGTTTGCCGTGTTGCGCTATCTCGGCTACCGTCCGGGCCGCGTCGAGAACGGTGATCTCGGCAGACCGTCGATTGGAGCGATTGCGGCGGTCGTCCTCGTCGTGAGTTCGCTCGGCGTCGCCGGCGCGGTGACGAGCCAGCAAGTCACCTTTGAGAACACGGTCAACAGCGAGGTCGAAACCATCCTGTCACAGCCCGAGTACCGCGAACTCGAACTCGTGCGCGTCGATACGTCGATTACGGACGCGGGGTTGCTCACCGACGAACAGCAAGTTACCGTCGTCATTCGAAGACCACCAGACCGCGCGTACGATGGGCTGGCTCCGACGATAGCGAGTGCGGTCGCAGAACACACAGACCAGCGGGTTGTCGTGAAAATCACCTACGTCGAACAAGAACGCTACGCGCAGTCGTAA
- a CDS encoding DUF5783 family protein, with amino-acid sequence MTEFDPEKFEDKYVHYFPQLQQAYKSAFNRMNDEYDSQLIHAIDQQVLNESEPFYEGDGEFRIELPENPHERVTAVIVEDEKLDAVLSTYLDCINEELKAVFDLRE; translated from the coding sequence ATGACCGAGTTCGACCCAGAGAAGTTCGAGGACAAGTACGTCCACTACTTCCCGCAACTCCAGCAAGCCTACAAATCGGCGTTCAATCGCATGAACGACGAGTACGACTCACAGCTCATCCACGCCATCGACCAGCAGGTGTTGAACGAGAGCGAACCGTTCTACGAAGGCGATGGCGAGTTCCGCATCGAACTCCCAGAAAACCCCCACGAGCGCGTGACGGCAGTCATCGTCGAAGACGAGAAGTTGGACGCCGTTCTTTCAACCTATCTTGACTGCATCAACGAGGAACTCAAAGCCGTCTTCGACCTCCGTGAATAA
- a CDS encoding cbb3-type cytochrome c oxidase subunit I, with protein MNPTVLFVAACISLATLALLRTTGPQRLLTDGGFIETAETTTREKPAGLLRWITTVDHADIGLLYLLLATVAGLWGGIDALMIRTELLTHETTVWSAETYNALFTTHGITMLFFFATPVFTGIANYFIPTLVGADDMAFPRVNAIAFWLLPPALLLVRAGLITEVIAKVLAPLGFPTAALFAIKPPTIGWTMYTPMSRAVANPEVDLFLLGLHLSGIATVMAAINIIVTIVEERDSSSINWANLDIFSWTMLTASGLIIFAFPLLGSAMIMLLLDRNFGTFFYSLEAGGPALWQHLFWFFGHPEVYILVLPAFGIVSYVLPKFAGRKLFGFKFVVYSTLAIGVLSFGVWAHHMFTTGMDPRLRASFMAVSLAIAIPSAVKTFNWITTLYNGKIRLTAPMIFCVGGISTFIIGGVTGVFLASIPMDLLLHDTYYVVGHFHLILVGIIVFAMFAASYYWYPILTGRMFNQRLARAHAWVSIVGTFLTFSPMLLMGLAGLPRRYAAYPEVFVPLQRAATVGALILFLGVGMWLWNMIQSYRVGEVVEDADVWNLKETNQFGLEWQWFEERLDRK; from the coding sequence ATGAATCCAACCGTCCTGTTCGTCGCCGCATGCATCTCGCTCGCAACGCTCGCCCTCCTCAGAACCACTGGCCCCCAGCGTCTACTCACCGATGGCGGGTTTATCGAAACCGCGGAGACGACCACTCGAGAGAAACCAGCCGGACTGCTTCGGTGGATTACGACCGTTGACCACGCAGATATTGGACTCCTTTACTTGCTCCTCGCCACAGTCGCGGGGCTGTGGGGCGGCATCGACGCGCTCATGATTCGCACCGAGTTGCTCACCCACGAGACGACGGTGTGGTCAGCAGAGACCTACAACGCGCTGTTCACCACCCACGGCATCACGATGCTATTTTTCTTCGCCACGCCTGTGTTCACGGGAATTGCGAACTACTTCATCCCGACGCTCGTGGGTGCAGACGACATGGCGTTTCCCCGCGTCAACGCCATCGCCTTCTGGCTGCTGCCGCCCGCGCTGTTGCTCGTGCGCGCGGGGCTGATTACCGAAGTCATCGCCAAAGTGCTCGCGCCGCTTGGCTTCCCGACGGCAGCACTGTTCGCCATCAAGCCGCCGACGATTGGGTGGACGATGTACACGCCGATGTCGCGGGCGGTAGCGAACCCAGAGGTTGACCTGTTCTTGCTCGGCCTGCATCTCTCGGGGATTGCGACGGTGATGGCCGCGATAAACATCATCGTCACCATCGTCGAAGAGCGCGATTCGAGCAGCATCAACTGGGCCAACCTCGACATCTTCTCGTGGACGATGCTCACCGCGAGCGGCCTCATCATCTTCGCGTTCCCGCTGCTCGGGAGTGCCATGATTATGCTCCTGCTCGACCGCAACTTCGGGACGTTCTTCTATTCGCTCGAAGCCGGTGGCCCCGCCCTCTGGCAACACCTGTTCTGGTTCTTCGGCCACCCGGAGGTGTATATCCTCGTCCTGCCAGCGTTCGGTATCGTAAGCTACGTGCTCCCCAAGTTCGCCGGACGGAAGCTGTTCGGCTTCAAGTTCGTCGTCTACTCGACGCTCGCAATCGGTGTGCTCTCGTTTGGGGTGTGGGCTCACCATATGTTCACCACCGGGATGGACCCCCGCCTGCGTGCCTCGTTCATGGCCGTTTCACTGGCGATTGCGATTCCGAGCGCCGTCAAGACCTTCAACTGGATCACCACGCTCTACAACGGGAAGATTCGGCTGACTGCGCCGATGATCTTCTGTGTTGGCGGGATTTCGACGTTCATCATTGGTGGGGTCACGGGCGTGTTCCTCGCCTCGATTCCGATGGACCTCCTACTCCACGACACCTACTACGTCGTCGGCCACTTCCACCTGATTCTGGTGGGCATCATCGTGTTCGCCATGTTCGCAGCGAGTTACTACTGGTACCCCATCCTAACCGGGCGGATGTTCAACCAGCGACTTGCGCGAGCGCATGCGTGGGTGAGCATCGTCGGCACCTTCCTCACCTTCAGCCCGATGTTGTTGATGGGGCTGGCAGGACTGCCTCGGCGCTACGCCGCCTATCCCGAGGTGTTCGTCCCGCTCCAGCGCGCCGCCACCGTGGGCGCACTCATCCTCTTCCTTGGGGTGGGGATGTGGCTCTGGAACATGATACAGTCGTATCGGGTTGGTGAGGTGGTCGAAGACGCAGACGTGTGGAACCTAAAGGAGACGAACCAGTTCGGCCTCGAATGGCAGTGGTTCGAAGAGCGATTAGACAGGAAGTGA
- a CDS encoding NifU family protein, translating to MSTESREPEDDLEERVMNFLRRNFPQIQMHGGSAAIQDINREEGSVTVSLGGACSGCGISPMTIQAIKSRMVKEIPEINQVHATTGMGGMDEGMGHGMTPNFPGDDDSDDNEGPQAPF from the coding sequence ATGAGCACGGAATCCAGAGAGCCAGAAGACGACTTAGAAGAGCGCGTCATGAACTTCCTGCGACGCAACTTCCCGCAGATTCAGATGCACGGCGGCAGTGCGGCCATCCAAGACATCAACCGCGAAGAGGGCTCGGTCACCGTCTCCCTCGGCGGCGCGTGCAGTGGCTGTGGCATCTCGCCGATGACGATTCAGGCAATCAAGAGCCGAATGGTCAAAGAAATCCCCGAAATCAACCAAGTCCACGCCACCACCGGCATGGGCGGCATGGACGAAGGGATGGGCCACGGCATGACGCCGAACTTCCCCGGCGACGACGACAGCGACGACAACGAAGGCCCACAGGCCCCATTCTAA